The following coding sequences lie in one uncultured Flavobacterium sp. genomic window:
- a CDS encoding NUDIX domain-containing protein, which produces MLNSYSSADKALLAVDCIIFGFDNEGLKILLIKRDFEPEKGKWSLIGGFLKRDEVLDNAATRILNTYTGLNDIYMEQLYAYSEIDRDPVERTISVSYYALINIENHNAELIKNYHAQWFSVADAPNLIFDHNEMVDHAIRRLRYRTSIKPIGFELLPEKFTMRQLLELYEAILSKELDKRNFISKINSLEILNKLEEKDMQSSRKGSYLYTFNKEKYEEKLLNDFVLNL; this is translated from the coding sequence ATGCTAAACAGTTATAGCTCTGCAGACAAAGCTTTATTAGCAGTAGATTGCATCATTTTTGGATTCGATAATGAAGGTTTAAAAATACTTTTGATCAAAAGGGATTTTGAGCCCGAAAAAGGAAAATGGTCCTTGATTGGTGGTTTCCTAAAACGTGACGAAGTATTAGATAATGCTGCTACCAGAATTTTGAATACATATACTGGTTTAAACGATATTTACATGGAGCAGTTATATGCTTACAGTGAAATAGATCGTGATCCTGTCGAAAGAACCATTTCGGTTTCTTATTATGCATTGATTAATATCGAAAACCATAATGCCGAATTAATAAAAAATTACCACGCGCAATGGTTTAGTGTTGCTGATGCGCCAAACTTAATTTTTGACCATAACGAAATGGTAGATCATGCCATTAGAAGATTGCGCTACAGAACATCAATAAAACCTATTGGGTTTGAATTGCTGCCTGAGAAATTTACTATGCGTCAATTATTAGAATTGTACGAGGCAATTTTAAGCAAGGAATTAGACAAAAGAAACTTTATCAGTAAAATTAATTCGTTGGAAATCCTGAATAAATTAGAAGAAAAAGACATGCAATCGTCTAGAAAAGGATCTTATTTGTATACGTTCAATAAAGAAAAATACGAAGAGAAATTATTGAATGATTTTGTGTTGAATTTATAA
- a CDS encoding transketolase encodes MNNKIDQLSVDNIRALAISMVEKANSGHPGGAMGGADFMHILYSEYLKYDPTDMHWIFRDRFFMDAGHLSALMYAQYHLLGNYEKADLENFRQWGSVTPGHPEIDVKRGVENTSGPLGQGHAMGVGAAIAAKFLSARFENLFDHKIYGFITDGGVQEEISQGAGRIAGHLGLNNFIMFYDSNDVQLSSMTDEVTTENTAMKYESWGWKVITIDGHNHTHIRSALNAAHAELERPTLIIGRTIMGKGCVTADGTMYEGQCELHGKPIGATKADFEKTLLNLGANPEDSFAVYEDVAAHYKTILAQKTKEASERKTQILAWENQNPKLAEKIKQFFNGDLPKLDFSTVVQKANAATRDASAAVLGYLAENIENMIVSSADLSNSDKTDGFLKKSSVLKKNNFNGGFLQAGVAELTMAAIANGIALHGGVIPVVATFFVFSDYMKPAIRLAAIQELAVKYVWTHDSFRVGEDGPTHQPIEQEAQIRLLEKIKNHSGDQSLLALRPADAVETSVAWQMALENKKTPTGLILSRQDIKDLPTNGKSRFEEATQAKKGGYLVKETQNPNITLIANGSEVATLIEAANELEQIIKIKINVASIISEGLFRSQSKEYQQSVIPNDALVFGLTAGLPVNLENLVGNKGQVFGLDHFGYSAPASVLDQKFGFTSKNASEEILKYLEKNNYNISK; translated from the coding sequence ATGAACAACAAAATAGACCAATTATCTGTAGATAATATACGTGCTTTAGCCATTTCGATGGTCGAAAAAGCAAATTCAGGCCATCCGGGAGGAGCAATGGGTGGCGCCGATTTTATGCATATTTTATATTCTGAATACCTAAAATACGATCCAACAGATATGCATTGGATTTTTAGAGACCGATTTTTTATGGATGCCGGTCATCTTTCCGCATTAATGTATGCCCAATATCATTTGTTGGGAAATTATGAAAAAGCAGATTTAGAAAATTTCAGACAATGGGGTTCTGTAACGCCGGGACACCCTGAAATTGATGTAAAAAGAGGTGTCGAAAATACGTCAGGACCATTAGGACAAGGACACGCAATGGGTGTTGGAGCTGCAATTGCAGCCAAGTTTTTATCGGCAAGATTTGAGAATTTATTCGATCATAAAATTTATGGTTTTATAACTGATGGAGGGGTTCAGGAAGAGATTTCGCAAGGAGCCGGACGTATTGCAGGACATTTAGGATTGAACAATTTTATTATGTTTTATGATTCAAATGATGTGCAGCTTTCGTCAATGACAGATGAGGTTACGACCGAAAATACGGCTATGAAATACGAATCCTGGGGTTGGAAAGTGATCACAATTGATGGTCATAATCATACTCATATTCGTTCAGCATTAAATGCTGCGCATGCCGAATTGGAACGACCAACCTTAATTATTGGAAGAACCATTATGGGAAAAGGCTGTGTTACCGCCGATGGAACAATGTACGAGGGACAATGCGAATTGCACGGAAAGCCTATTGGAGCTACAAAAGCAGATTTTGAAAAAACGTTACTGAATTTAGGTGCAAATCCAGAAGATTCATTTGCAGTTTATGAAGATGTTGCAGCTCATTATAAAACGATTTTAGCACAAAAAACAAAAGAAGCTTCAGAAAGAAAAACGCAAATTTTGGCTTGGGAAAATCAAAATCCAAAATTAGCCGAAAAGATAAAACAGTTCTTTAACGGTGATTTGCCAAAGTTGGATTTTAGTACTGTTGTTCAAAAAGCAAATGCTGCAACGCGCGATGCCTCGGCAGCAGTTTTAGGATATTTGGCAGAGAATATAGAAAACATGATTGTTTCTTCTGCCGATTTATCGAACAGTGACAAAACAGATGGTTTCCTGAAAAAATCATCGGTTTTAAAAAAGAATAACTTTAACGGAGGATTTTTACAAGCGGGTGTTGCCGAATTAACAATGGCTGCAATCGCTAACGGAATTGCGCTTCATGGCGGAGTTATTCCGGTTGTGGCTACATTTTTTGTGTTTTCAGATTATATGAAACCGGCAATTCGTTTGGCAGCAATTCAGGAATTAGCCGTAAAATATGTTTGGACACATGATTCTTTCCGCGTGGGCGAAGATGGACCAACGCACCAGCCAATCGAGCAAGAAGCCCAGATAAGATTATTAGAAAAAATCAAAAATCATTCTGGAGATCAAAGTTTATTGGCTTTACGCCCTGCTGATGCTGTTGAAACTTCTGTAGCCTGGCAAATGGCATTAGAAAACAAAAAAACACCAACAGGATTAATTCTTTCCAGACAAGATATTAAAGATCTTCCAACGAATGGAAAGTCAAGATTTGAAGAAGCAACTCAGGCAAAAAAAGGTGGTTATTTGGTAAAAGAAACTCAAAATCCAAATATTACCTTAATTGCAAATGGATCTGAAGTGGCAACACTTATTGAAGCCGCAAACGAGTTGGAGCAAATCATTAAAATAAAAATAAATGTAGCTTCAATTATTTCAGAAGGACTTTTCAGATCACAATCAAAAGAATATCAACAAAGTGTTATTCCAAATGATGCATTAGTTTTCGGACTTACAGCGGGACTTCCTGTTAATTTGGAAAATTTGGTTGGAAACAAAGGACAAGTATTCGGATTAGATCATTTTGGATATTCGGCTCCAGCTTCTGTTTTAGATCAGAAATTTGGATTTACCAGTAAAAATGCCAGCGAAGAAATCCTTAAATATTTGGAAAAAAATAATTACAACATATCAAAATAA
- a CDS encoding alpha-L-arabinofuranosidase C-terminal domain-containing protein, giving the protein MKKALLITFLIALCNQVSFAQGGVTVVTIKNNADAPTINKNIYGHFAEHLGRCIYGGFFVGDTSKIPNTKGVRNDIIAALKELKIPNLRWPGGCFADTYHWKDGIGPQQERPTIVNQWWGGVTEDNSFGTHDFLNLCEVLGAEPYLSGNVGNGTVQELSDWVQYTNFGGKSPMSDLRKKNGRTEPWKVKFWGIGNEAWGCGGNMTADYYAGEYRKFATFISDWNNSGGIIRIASGANSSDYNWTEVLMKNIPLNMLGGVGVHHYAVIDWGKKGDGVNFSEEEYFKTMQSALKMEELVTKHAVVMDKYDPEKKVAMAVDEWGGWYEVEKGTNPGFLYQQNTMRDAVLAGATLNIFNNHADRVRMANLAQCVNVLQAVILTDKAKMIVTPTYHVMKMYNVHQDAKLLPISFQSPLYTVKGETLPAVSVSASKDKSGAVHISVVNVDAKNKNKIEIDTNNLGVKNFTATVLTSAKLQDYNSFDTPNKIVPTVFKGFENKKGKLEITIPPFSVIVLEGK; this is encoded by the coding sequence ATGAAAAAAGCACTTTTAATCACATTTCTTATTGCACTTTGTAATCAGGTTAGTTTCGCTCAAGGCGGAGTTACAGTAGTAACTATAAAAAACAATGCAGATGCGCCAACGATCAATAAAAACATCTATGGACATTTTGCCGAACATTTAGGACGCTGTATTTATGGTGGTTTTTTTGTGGGGGATACTTCAAAAATACCCAACACAAAAGGAGTTAGAAATGATATTATCGCTGCTTTAAAAGAATTAAAAATTCCAAATTTAAGATGGCCCGGAGGATGTTTTGCCGATACTTATCACTGGAAAGACGGAATTGGACCACAACAAGAAAGACCTACAATTGTAAACCAATGGTGGGGTGGTGTAACTGAAGACAACAGCTTTGGAACACATGACTTTTTAAATCTTTGTGAAGTACTGGGAGCAGAACCATATTTATCTGGAAACGTAGGTAATGGAACCGTTCAGGAATTATCAGACTGGGTGCAGTATACCAATTTTGGAGGTAAAAGCCCAATGAGTGATCTACGCAAAAAGAACGGAAGAACAGAACCATGGAAAGTGAAATTTTGGGGAATTGGTAATGAAGCGTGGGGCTGTGGAGGAAACATGACTGCAGATTATTACGCTGGAGAATACCGCAAATTTGCCACTTTTATTTCAGACTGGAATAATTCAGGCGGGATCATCCGCATCGCATCTGGAGCAAACAGCAGCGACTACAACTGGACAGAAGTTTTAATGAAAAATATTCCGCTAAATATGTTAGGGGGAGTCGGTGTTCACCATTATGCCGTAATAGACTGGGGTAAAAAAGGAGACGGAGTAAATTTTTCTGAAGAGGAATATTTCAAAACCATGCAGTCTGCCTTAAAAATGGAAGAACTGGTAACGAAACATGCAGTAGTAATGGACAAATACGATCCAGAGAAAAAAGTAGCTATGGCTGTAGACGAATGGGGCGGCTGGTACGAAGTAGAAAAAGGGACAAACCCAGGATTTTTATATCAGCAAAATACTATGCGCGATGCTGTTTTGGCTGGAGCAACTTTAAACATTTTCAATAATCATGCAGACAGAGTTCGTATGGCAAATTTGGCACAATGTGTTAACGTTCTGCAAGCCGTAATTCTTACCGATAAAGCAAAAATGATTGTAACTCCAACGTATCACGTAATGAAAATGTATAACGTTCATCAAGATGCAAAATTACTGCCAATCAGTTTTCAATCACCATTGTATACCGTTAAAGGAGAAACACTTCCAGCGGTATCAGTATCAGCTTCAAAAGATAAAAGCGGAGCCGTTCATATTTCAGTAGTAAATGTAGATGCTAAAAACAAAAACAAAATAGAAATCGACACAAACAATCTTGGAGTTAAAAACTTTACAGCAACAGTTTTAACATCGGCAAAACTACAGGATTATAATTCATTCGATACACCAAACAAAATTGTACCAACAGTTTTTAAAGGTTTCGAAAATAAAAAAGGAAAACTTGAAATTACTATTCCTCCTTTCTCAGTAATTGTTTTAGAAGGAAAATAA
- a CDS encoding aldose epimerase family protein: MEIKHISQFQDKTNSKLFGLSADSEEILAFELSNKNGMKAQITNFGATVTSLQIPVANGKLVDVVLGFDSGTSYLTSYNLPSAPYLGTTVGRYAGRINKGVFSLNGKTFQLNTNNNGNALHGGNAGFGEKLWNVTNITSNENPSITFSLLSGDLDENYPGELHVDLTYTLTENNELQLDYKATSTKDTVINLTHHSYFNLDGHDGSVLNQEMFINSDKILETNNENIPTGNFTALSNHDFDFRIAKKCPASIDNSFVIEPTNDVVAKLFSTKNNLQMSVYTDQPSVHIYVGGNCFDTLKGKENVAYHSSSGICFETQNFPDAPNHAHFPNSVLKKGAEYHQKTIYKFENIK, translated from the coding sequence ATGGAAATAAAACATATATCGCAGTTTCAAGATAAAACTAATTCTAAATTATTTGGTTTATCAGCTGATAGCGAAGAAATTCTCGCTTTTGAATTATCGAACAAAAACGGAATGAAGGCTCAGATTACAAATTTTGGGGCGACGGTTACTTCGTTACAAATTCCTGTTGCTAACGGAAAACTGGTAGATGTTGTTTTAGGATTTGATTCGGGAACATCTTATCTGACTTCTTATAATTTGCCAAGTGCACCTTATTTAGGAACTACTGTTGGACGTTATGCTGGCCGAATTAATAAAGGTGTTTTTTCTTTAAATGGTAAAACATTTCAATTAAATACTAATAATAACGGGAATGCGTTACATGGCGGAAATGCTGGTTTTGGAGAAAAATTATGGAACGTTACAAATATAACTTCTAATGAAAATCCGTCGATAACATTCAGTCTTTTGAGTGGTGATTTAGACGAAAATTATCCTGGAGAATTACACGTAGATTTAACGTATACATTGACCGAAAATAATGAATTGCAACTGGATTATAAAGCAACTTCTACTAAAGATACGGTGATTAATTTAACGCATCACAGTTATTTTAATCTTGATGGTCATGACGGTTCTGTTTTAAATCAGGAAATGTTTATCAACTCAGATAAAATTTTGGAAACGAATAACGAGAATATTCCAACCGGAAATTTCACGGCTCTTTCTAATCATGATTTTGATTTTAGAATAGCAAAAAAATGTCCTGCTTCCATAGACAATTCTTTTGTAATTGAACCTACGAATGATGTTGTTGCAAAATTATTCAGCACAAAAAATAATTTACAAATGAGTGTTTACACAGATCAGCCAAGTGTACATATATATGTTGGCGGAAATTGTTTTGATACTCTTAAAGGAAAAGAAAATGTTGCGTATCATTCGTCAAGCGGAATTTGCTTTGAAACTCAGAATTTCCCGGATGCGCCAAATCATGCTCATTTCCCGAATTCAGTTTTGAAAAAAGGAGCAGAATATCACCAAAAAACAATTTATAAATTTGAGAATATAAAGTAG
- a CDS encoding GntR family transcriptional regulator yields the protein MNIISIQNNIGLPKYKQIILSIEKAIEEEKLVKGDRLPSVNKVCLAFSLSRDTVLLGYDELKKRGIIYAIPGKGYYVKSVETTIKQKIFLLFDELNIFKEDIYNSFLKNIGKNVQVDIFFHHFNAQVFRKLINDSNGNYTKYIIMPTNLAGVADILKTLPVNEVIILDQTNPDLKLYPAIYQNHQKDIFEGLFKGKVKLNKYEKLILIFPGFREPLGMKMGFEHFCTEYNFKYEIITEFTDREITLGDLYIIPNDRDLVRVIESARDQHLKLGVDFGIISYNETPLKKIVANGITTISTHFETMGKILAEMVLKGNKDQIENKSSLIMRNSL from the coding sequence ATGAATATTATTTCGATTCAAAACAACATAGGATTGCCAAAATATAAGCAGATAATTCTCTCAATAGAAAAGGCAATCGAGGAAGAAAAATTAGTTAAAGGTGACCGACTTCCGTCAGTAAATAAAGTTTGTCTGGCTTTTTCATTGTCTCGCGATACCGTTTTGTTAGGTTATGATGAACTCAAAAAAAGAGGAATTATTTATGCCATTCCCGGCAAAGGATATTATGTTAAAAGCGTTGAAACCACCATAAAGCAAAAGATTTTTTTACTTTTTGATGAGTTAAATATTTTTAAAGAAGATATTTATAATTCATTTTTAAAAAATATTGGAAAGAATGTACAAGTCGATATTTTCTTCCATCATTTCAATGCTCAGGTATTTCGAAAATTAATAAATGATAGTAACGGAAATTATACCAAATACATTATTATGCCAACCAACTTGGCTGGTGTGGCAGATATTTTAAAAACCCTACCAGTAAATGAGGTAATTATTTTGGACCAGACCAATCCTGATTTAAAATTATATCCAGCTATTTATCAAAATCACCAAAAAGATATTTTTGAAGGTTTGTTTAAAGGAAAAGTGAAATTGAATAAATATGAAAAGCTAATTTTGATCTTTCCTGGCTTTAGAGAACCTCTTGGAATGAAAATGGGATTTGAACATTTTTGCACCGAATATAACTTTAAATATGAAATCATAACGGAGTTTACAGATAGAGAAATTACATTAGGAGACCTTTATATAATTCCGAATGACAGAGATTTGGTTCGCGTAATTGAAAGCGCCAGAGATCAACATTTGAAACTTGGTGTCGATTTTGGAATTATATCTTATAATGAAACTCCGTTAAAAAAGATTGTAGCAAACGGAATTACAACCATTTCTACACATTTTGAAACAATGGGAAAAATTCTGGCAGAGATGGTTCTTAAAGGAAATAAAGACCAAATCGAAAATAAGTCTTCTTTGATTATGCGAAATTCTTTGTAA
- the fsa gene encoding fructose-6-phosphate aldolase, whose amino-acid sequence MKFFIDTANLKDIKEANDLGVLDGVTTNPSLMAKEGITGAQNILDHYIKICELVDGDVSAEVISTDFDGMVAEGEKLAALHPQIVVKIPMIKDGVKAIRYFANKGIRTNCTLVFSAGQALLAAKAGATYVSPFIGRLDDVSTDGMVLIEDIRLIYDNYGFETQILAASVRNVMHIINCAKTGSDVITGPLSAIEGLLKHPLTDIGLATFLADYQKGNS is encoded by the coding sequence ATGAAATTTTTTATAGATACAGCAAACTTAAAAGATATTAAAGAAGCCAATGATTTAGGCGTTTTAGATGGTGTAACCACAAACCCGTCATTGATGGCAAAAGAAGGAATTACAGGCGCACAAAATATTTTAGATCATTACATAAAAATTTGCGAATTGGTAGATGGTGATGTGAGCGCCGAAGTTATCTCAACAGATTTTGACGGAATGGTTGCCGAAGGTGAAAAATTAGCAGCGTTACATCCGCAGATTGTGGTGAAAATTCCGATGATAAAAGACGGTGTAAAAGCAATTCGATATTTTGCAAATAAAGGAATCAGAACAAATTGTACTTTGGTATTTTCTGCAGGTCAGGCTCTATTGGCAGCAAAAGCCGGAGCAACTTATGTGTCACCATTTATTGGCAGACTGGATGATGTTTCGACTGACGGAATGGTTTTGATCGAAGACATCAGATTGATTTATGACAATTATGGTTTCGAAACGCAAATCCTGGCAGCTTCTGTTCGTAATGTAATGCATATTATTAATTGTGCCAAAACAGGTTCTGATGTTATCACGGGACCATTGAGTGCAATTGAAGGTTTATTAAAACATCCGTTAACGGATATTGGTTTAGCTACTTTCCTGGCAGATTACCAAAAAGGGAATAGTTAG
- the galK gene encoding galactokinase, translating into MNNILIQDTTAFFEKSFGSAPQKIVLSPGRINIIGEHIDYNDGYVLPAAIDKVICFAFEKNNTKKSKIIAIDLNEEFEIDLTQEIQLSDVVWTNYIRGVIKQLQDNGFSFEGFNCVFSSNIPVGSGLSSSAALECGTIFGIAALFNLEIKKVDIALLGQKAEHWVGINCGIMDQFSSVHGLNNKVIKLDCNTLEFEYHNADFKDYSLVLFDSNVKHSLFTSEYNTRRIECEEGLSIIKNHFPEIKSFRDCTEEQLLSIEDKMSATVFKRVHYVVKEISRVTKACEALDNGNIEILGQLLFETHYGLSQEYEVSCEELDMLVDTAKADDRIIGSRLMGGGFGGCTINLIKKGHENEVKSKFSNHYLDTFGIELKFYDVKISNGTTLL; encoded by the coding sequence ATGAATAACATTTTAATACAAGACACAACGGCATTTTTTGAGAAATCATTTGGATCTGCTCCTCAAAAAATTGTACTTTCTCCGGGAAGGATTAATATTATTGGTGAGCATATTGATTATAATGACGGTTATGTTTTGCCAGCAGCAATTGACAAAGTAATTTGTTTTGCGTTTGAGAAAAACAACACCAAAAAATCTAAAATAATCGCTATTGATTTAAATGAAGAATTCGAAATTGACTTAACGCAGGAGATTCAATTAAGCGATGTTGTATGGACTAATTATATTCGTGGTGTAATAAAACAATTGCAGGATAACGGATTTTCGTTTGAGGGTTTCAATTGTGTTTTTAGCAGTAATATTCCGGTTGGTTCCGGATTGTCATCTTCAGCAGCTTTAGAGTGCGGGACAATTTTTGGAATTGCAGCACTTTTCAACCTGGAAATTAAGAAGGTTGATATTGCTTTATTAGGACAAAAAGCCGAACATTGGGTTGGGATTAATTGCGGGATTATGGACCAGTTTTCAAGTGTTCACGGTCTTAATAATAAGGTAATAAAACTAGATTGCAATACACTGGAATTTGAATATCACAATGCTGATTTTAAAGATTACTCTTTGGTTTTATTTGACAGCAATGTAAAACATTCGCTTTTTACATCTGAATATAATACGAGAAGAATTGAGTGTGAGGAAGGATTATCGATCATTAAAAATCACTTTCCGGAAATCAAAAGTTTTAGAGATTGTACTGAAGAACAACTTTTGAGTATTGAAGATAAAATGAGTGCAACTGTGTTTAAAAGAGTGCATTATGTTGTTAAAGAAATTAGCCGTGTAACTAAGGCATGTGAGGCTTTGGATAACGGAAATATAGAAATTTTAGGACAATTGCTTTTTGAAACACATTATGGTTTATCGCAAGAGTATGAAGTAAGCTGTGAGGAGCTGGATATGCTTGTAGATACCGCAAAAGCTGACGATAGAATAATAGGTTCTCGTTTAATGGGTGGAGGTTTTGGCGGATGCACCATCAATTTAATAAAAAAAGGGCATGAAAATGAGGTAAAAAGTAAGTTTTCAAATCATTATTTAGATACATTTGGGATTGAATTAAAATTTTATGATGTAAAAATCTCAAACGGAACAACATTACTTTAA
- a CDS encoding glycoside hydrolase family 127 protein, which yields MKKYTFTLIPILIAFLILISCKETKNDVTQSSKTSVLKAGYEIEPVNIQNVKLTDSFWLPIIKRVQEVTIAYAIQKCNEEGRFENFLIAGKQKTGEVRGQMPFDDTDVYKIIEGASNTLISAPNPKLDRVLDSLIAIVKIGQEKDGYLTTWRTINPAKPPAAWVPVIEGKRWESLQVSHECYNAGHLIEAAVVHYEATGKRNFLDIAIKNADLLVKTFGDKPGQVKGVPGHQIVETGLIKLYQITGKEDYLKLAKYFLDNRGNPNNHKLYGEYAQDHIPVIQQNEVVGHAVRAVYMYAGMTDIAAMTKDKGYSDAVNNLWSNMVNKKMYITGGIGSRHDGEAFGANYELPNLTAYNETCAAIGDVYWNHRLHNLYGKSQYFDVIERTMYNGLISGISLDGKEFFYPNALEADGVFKSNRGSCTRQAWFDCSCCPTNLIRFIPSIPGLIYSKSKDVLYVNLYASNNASFTLGKTDLQISQQTEYPWNGKIAISVNPKKESQFTIKFRVPGWARNEVLPGDLYSYKKASTQKPTISLNGETLTIQPQDGYFVISRNWKKGDKINLNFPMEVQEVETNSKVETNKNKVSLEYGPIVYAVEEIDNKTNFDKINVASGDIFKVKKEANLLQGVNVIENEKFKAIPYYSWSNRGVGKMKVWLDYKEN from the coding sequence ATGAAAAAATATACTTTCACTTTAATACCAATTTTAATCGCATTTCTGATTTTGATTTCCTGTAAAGAAACCAAAAATGATGTGACGCAATCGAGCAAAACTTCTGTTTTAAAAGCAGGTTACGAAATAGAACCGGTAAACATTCAAAATGTAAAATTGACAGATTCTTTTTGGTTGCCTATTATCAAAAGAGTGCAGGAAGTTACAATTGCATACGCCATTCAAAAATGTAATGAAGAAGGTCGTTTCGAAAATTTCTTAATCGCCGGAAAACAAAAAACCGGAGAAGTTCGAGGACAAATGCCTTTTGATGATACGGATGTTTATAAAATTATCGAAGGTGCTTCGAACACTTTAATAAGCGCACCAAACCCAAAATTAGATCGCGTTTTGGATTCGCTTATTGCCATTGTAAAAATTGGTCAGGAAAAAGACGGTTATCTAACAACATGGAGAACCATAAATCCAGCAAAACCACCAGCAGCTTGGGTTCCGGTTATTGAAGGAAAACGTTGGGAATCGCTGCAAGTAAGCCACGAATGTTACAACGCAGGACATTTAATTGAAGCCGCTGTCGTACATTATGAAGCAACCGGAAAAAGAAACTTTCTAGATATCGCCATCAAAAATGCCGATTTGTTAGTCAAAACTTTTGGTGATAAACCAGGTCAGGTAAAAGGAGTTCCGGGACATCAAATTGTAGAAACAGGTTTGATAAAGTTGTATCAAATTACCGGAAAAGAAGATTATTTAAAGTTAGCCAAATACTTTTTGGACAATCGCGGAAACCCGAATAATCATAAATTATATGGTGAATATGCACAAGATCATATTCCGGTAATCCAGCAAAATGAAGTAGTTGGCCACGCCGTACGTGCCGTTTATATGTACGCAGGAATGACAGATATTGCTGCGATGACAAAAGATAAAGGCTATAGTGATGCCGTAAATAATTTGTGGAGCAACATGGTCAACAAAAAAATGTATATCACTGGCGGAATTGGTTCAAGACACGACGGAGAAGCTTTTGGAGCCAATTATGAATTGCCAAACCTAACGGCATACAACGAAACCTGCGCAGCAATTGGCGATGTATACTGGAACCACAGATTGCATAATTTATACGGAAAATCACAATATTTTGATGTGATAGAAAGAACCATGTACAACGGATTAATCTCAGGAATTTCATTAGACGGAAAGGAATTTTTCTATCCAAATGCCTTAGAAGCCGATGGCGTTTTTAAATCAAACAGAGGTTCTTGCACGCGTCAGGCTTGGTTTGACTGTTCTTGTTGTCCGACCAATTTAATCCGATTTATTCCTTCGATTCCGGGACTTATTTATTCAAAATCAAAAGATGTTTTATATGTGAATTTGTATGCTTCAAATAACGCATCTTTCACTTTAGGAAAAACCGATTTACAGATTTCACAGCAAACAGAATATCCTTGGAATGGGAAAATTGCTATTTCGGTAAATCCGAAAAAAGAAAGCCAATTCACAATCAAATTTAGAGTTCCAGGCTGGGCAAGAAATGAAGTTTTGCCGGGAGATTTATATTCTTATAAAAAAGCTTCAACTCAAAAGCCAACAATTAGTCTGAATGGAGAAACATTAACAATTCAGCCACAAGACGGTTATTTCGTAATCTCAAGAAATTGGAAAAAAGGAGATAAAATCAATCTTAATTTTCCAATGGAAGTTCAGGAAGTAGAAACAAATTCAAAAGTAGAAACCAATAAAAACAAAGTTTCTTTAGAATATGGACCAATAGTTTATGCAGTAGAAGAAATTGACAACAAAACCAATTTCGATAAAATAAATGTAGCGTCTGGAGATATTTTCAAAGTAAAAAAAGAAGCCAATTTATTGCAAGGCGTTAATGTGATCGAAAATGAAAAATTCAAAGCAATTCCGTATTACAGCTGGTCAAACCGAGGAGTTGGCAAAATGAAAGTCTGGCTAGATTACAAAGAGAATTAA